The following are from one region of the Lytechinus pictus isolate F3 Inbred chromosome 4, Lp3.0, whole genome shotgun sequence genome:
- the LOC129259618 gene encoding transmembrane protein 50A-like — protein MSGFLDTVQCPRPECCDAIPEKRNFISSIAAGILFFGGWWVIIDAAVVFPDNSEMKHAYHACGVVSTIAFFMINAVSSGQVRGESYNEGCMGQTGARIWLFVGFVLSFAGLIASMWILFEDYVVNPKNNPDALNAYPGVAVFLQNFLIFIGGLIFKFGRTEDLYD, from the exons ATGTCTGGATTTCTAGACACAGTGCAGTGTCCTCGCCCGGAGTGCTGTGATGCTATACCTGAGAAACGCAACTTTATTTCTTCTATTGCAGCTGGCATTCTT tTCTTTGGAGGATGGTGGGTGATCATTGATGCTGCTGTTGTGTTTCCAGATAACAGTGAAATGAAGCATGCCTACCATGCGTGCGGTGTGGTGTCTACTATAGCATTCTTCAT gATAAACGCAGTATCTAGTGGGCAGGTCAGAGGAGAATCTTACAATGAAGGATGTATGGGACAAACTG GTGCAAGAATTTGGCTTTTCGTTGGATTTGTGCTGTCTTTTGCTGGGTTGATTGCATCAATGTGGATCCTTTTTGAAGACTACGTTGTTAATCCCAAGAATAACCCAG ACGCTCTAAATGCCTATCCCGGTGTGGCCGTTTTCTTGCAAAATTTCCTGATTTTCATTGG agGACTCATCTTCAAATTTGGGAGAACAGAAGATTTATATGATTGA